The following coding sequences are from one Treponema parvum window:
- a CDS encoding radical SAM mobile pair protein A, giving the protein MSICIKNQIQNMNIVIGCTVGCAYCYARNNVKRWHMIDDFAVPEFFSGKLKMMEKKRPQNFLLTGMSDLSGWKLEWRDEVFAKIRENPQHQFLFLTKRPDLLDFDTDLENAWFGVTVTRKAELWRIDALRKNVRAKHYHVTFEPLFDDPGTVGLSGINWIVVGTMTGAQSRKVHTEPEWAWSLTDQAHALGIPVFMKEDLVSIIGDENMIQEMPEEFNKVLEVQRSWQK; this is encoded by the coding sequence ATGAGTATTTGTATCAAAAATCAGATTCAGAACATGAATATCGTCATCGGCTGCACAGTGGGGTGTGCATATTGCTATGCCCGCAACAATGTGAAACGCTGGCATATGATTGATGATTTCGCTGTTCCTGAGTTCTTCTCGGGTAAGCTCAAGATGATGGAAAAGAAACGTCCGCAGAACTTTCTTCTTACCGGCATGAGCGATCTCTCCGGATGGAAGCTGGAATGGAGAGACGAGGTATTTGCAAAGATCCGTGAAAATCCACAGCATCAGTTCCTGTTTCTTACCAAGCGCCCCGATCTGCTGGATTTTGATACCGATCTGGAAAACGCATGGTTTGGCGTTACGGTAACGAGGAAAGCAGAACTGTGGCGTATTGACGCCCTTCGGAAAAACGTCAGAGCAAAACACTACCATGTTACCTTTGAGCCGTTATTCGACGATCCCGGTACAGTTGGTCTTTCCGGAATCAACTGGATCGTTGTCGGCACCATGACTGGAGCTCAGAGCAGGAAGGTTCATACGGAGCCGGAGTGGGCATGGTCTCTGACGGACCAGGCACACGCGCTCGGCATTCCGGTGTTTATGAAGGAAGACCTTGTCTCTATCATAGGGGATGAAAATATGATTCAGGAAATGCCGGAAGAATTCAATAAAGTGTTGGAGGTACAGAGATCATGGCAGAAGTAA